In Lycium ferocissimum isolate CSIRO_LF1 chromosome 7, AGI_CSIRO_Lferr_CH_V1, whole genome shotgun sequence, the sequence agttatgccttaactaacagtctgccccataaggcagaactttttgCAAAGCCTTGCTTTGcgattttgtttttattttgatgACTAAGCcgaggttcgaacccagaacctcgggatatTTTGCGAAGGAGGCAAACAAAACCAGCACAAACACTgagcaaaaactaaagaccacccccgacaAAGGGCGATCGTGCAAATTGCGCTTTGCAATAACTCGAACTTGTCCCTTCtccttatttctttctttcttttttgtgttCGTATCTCcctattatatatttttttgcttttatgcttttataataataataataataataataataataataataataataataataatatcaagAGGTGAGAAATCTGACCTGGAGGTAGCATGGAGTAAACCattaatgttgttaacataGACTTTACGATCTCACTAAAAAGACTATTGAATATAATGTCTTCAAGTGTCATTATGcaaatgaaaattttacttgATACAATTCTTTATAAATTACTATCTTTTCAAACTATATTGTAGTGCGCAAACTAGTTTTCTTAGAAAAATAGAGGAGCTGGGAAGACTACAAAATTCCATTTTGTCGAGACATATGTAaacattaaaaagaaagaacagAAAATTTTACCTCACGTGAAAGTCAACAATTTACTTGTAATTTAACATATTTGGAATTTATTTAGCTCATATCAAATTTTGCACCATATCGAATCAACCCACCTCACACACACTCTACTTGTCCTTGACGGCACACTTGAAATTCTTTAGCTCGTACTGATTAAAcatcatatgaaaaataaactCTTTACTAAGATTTTAAATCCTAGAGATGTATTTTGTTTTCtcaatatattaatattaatagtCTCATTCATTTTCAGCTTAATGTAGGAAAGACTAATGTTATTGCATTTGCTGGACTCGGTAGTAAAAAACAGGAGTGTATCATGCACCTAAGATACCATTATCATGTACCCTTACAAGTGTTGCCAATCTATTTGCGCACAGAAGTATCCAACAAAAACAAATAACTTTGCTTGTAATATATTCTCCGATCCCCACCATGTGGAGGAAAATTCCATCTTGtggagaattaaaaaaaaaaaaaaaagtactcctTCCATTTCTAAGTAAATGGTATTTTAGGTTTTTTACtgtgtttcaaaataagtagtGTTTTAGAATTTTAAGAAGAAATTGATCTGATTCTtctaaaattatctttttttacATAACAAGATTATTAAGTAGCTTTTCTTTTACTAAGCATTTACTGAGGGGTAAGTTGATAAAAATACTTCTAATTTTTTAGAAGTGAATAACTTGTTAAAAGGTAAGTAGTTTTTTATTCTGGCCTACACCAACGGCATCGTCACCACTCACCATTAGGAAGAGAACATCTATTAATGTATCAACGTACTCTTGGGGACAACATCAGCGGATAAGATATATACGCGCTTCAAATAATTCCACCTGATCTGCTTTTACTTTTTGGTTCTGGGCCACTTAATTGGTACCCGAAATTCTTAAAATATAGACTGTAGGCTTTGCCAGGGGAATGATTATATTATATCTTGAATATGGTACAAGTTAAGAATGTGTAAATCCCATAATCACACCTTCATACTATATAATTTCCAAAAGACTAGTGATCAACCCTCAAATCTTTAAATAACCCTTGTTGCGACCAAATTAATTAGGTAAATTGAGGAAAAGACTTAACAAATAAATAGCAATAGTTATGTCcaagaatgaaagaaaaacaTTATGTCCAAGAGATTTCGAATGTCCTCCTTTCCATAGCAGAAGAGCCCAGGACTAATTTCTTTTAGAATGTACGCTTTCTAATTACTAGTGTGCCGATTTCTTATATACCCCgagaaatattttaaaatagtaaACAGACAGACATatgtatctttttatttttatttttatttttaagtgaATATATTCATTTGTACTTTGCATGTAAGGAATATATTCTCCACCATTGCATGACAACGACTTCTAAATCTAGGCCATGCTTGAACCATGTAGTCATTAGGAATAGAGCATCACTCAATTAGCGCCGAAGGTCTTGTGAGAAGCTTAGGATTTCTCCATGTTTAATCAGAGATTTCGGACGAATTACAACTCACaagtgaaaataatatttaaaattttaagacACAAGTAAAGATATAAGgtattataatataaaaatgaatAAGTGCATGATGTTAATTGGTTAAGAAATATTGAGtagaaaattaaagattagTACGGAGCTAGAAGGATCTAGATACAAGAATTTATCATCATATAATAATCAAACTAGATATGCACGGGCCTAATATGGTAAAGCTTGGAATAACTATTCGTAATTGAATTTGTTTCGATATGAAATTGCAAAGGAGAGATGGGCATTGATGCATCATTGGTAAGTGACACGGTTTCTACGATGTTGTTTACATATATACTCCCTTCAGTTCAAAATAATTGTTTAtctagccttttttttttttgattcaaaataagtgtatacttacaaaattaagaagaaattaattatttttcatatttattcttatttaCTCAAGACAATAAATAAGTAAGAATCTTATTAATTAAGAATAGTTTAATCAAAATACCAATTTTTTTCCTAGGAGTTAGCAATGTTTTCTTAAAGAGCGTGAAAAAGAGTAACTGGACACTTATTTTAAACCGGAGGGAGTACCATTTGACAAAAGTTAATGAAAATTCTTACCTTGTGCCTTACCCACTAACACAAGTTCGCTTAAATTCTTTTACATCTCTAATTGCCAATAAGTTGTATATAAAaaagcacaatcaatataataaTTCATattccgtatccaaaactttattttattaactTTTGATTAGAGTATAGAGTTTGTGGGTACTCAAATACCTCAatataataatttcattaatattttttaaaaagagataaCTTGCTTAAAAGGAAACTGTTTTCCCCTTCTTATTTGAGACAAAAGAATAGCAATATTAAACACTAATCGAAGTAATATGCTATAATCATTAGAttttaatttcattaatttaaaagtgCAAAAATATTGCCTTGTCAATGTACATATATTAGACTCAAATAGTAccttttttaaatgaaaatctaatttgattaattataaaattaaactaaacaTACATTAGTTCAAATAGCTAAACTAATTTcaaatgtttaaaatgaaacaaaatataaatttgattttctcattAAACAAAGAaccatattttaaaattttagtgaACACTCCTAGCTTATTTTAATTTCAAGCACTTCATCTGCTTAATTAGTTGTTATGTTTGTTTTTTTGAACACTCTTTTCATAAATATTCATTAAAAgaataatttgattaaattagtcttctttattttttgattCAGTTTACTACTCCATTACTTTTCATTTCGTCACATTAAtatcttttcacatttattagagtaagtgTAAATgtgaaaattgattaattatattgttatttttaaatgaaaaatattttatttaaatcaaTCATTTTTAATAAACATGGTCCATCACCCTGCACCTTGATGGGACACGTGGACTTAGTAAAATTACTGAATTGCCCTTGGACGACGATCCTTGCTTTTTaacccactcttctatatagtagaaaaatattAGTATTAAGAATTATAAACTAATTTGCAAAATAATGCAAGATATTGTAACATACTGAATTGCCCTTGGACGACGATCCTTGCTTTTTAACCCACTCTtttatatagtagaaaaatattAGTATTAAGCATTATGAACTAATTTGCAAAGTAATGCAATATATTATAACATATTAAGTTttgatttgattaattttaaaatgtaaaaaGATTATATTGTTGGTGTTATAAATTGGACCCAAAACACACTTATTagttttatcaaattttaatttggtaagtttaaaaaataaatcaaatttttattagttcataatatatattctatttaAATTTATAACTAATCCTTCCATTTCAATTCAAGCATctagtttttctttttagtatgttgattgttttTTATATATGATATCTTCTCAATTCAAATTCTACATTGCATGTTTAACACTATGAGGTTCAAAGAGTGTTTAGGTACATtacataatttttaatttaaaatcacaagattttaaaaactttcttttttgcGTATACTCCATACCTAATTAAATTAGAAAACTTAAATTGAAATGTGGAAtactaaattttatattttagtaaATACCGTATTTGTTTACTTTAATTGAAAGTAGCAAAATTGAACAATCAATCAGACTAGATGTCACATCaattttagaaagaaagaaagaaaacatgatTCTAGGATGCTGCTAAATAGGGCCTACATTTAGGGCCCACATTTTCAGAAATGTACACAAATTTCATTTCCTCCAACGTGATGATACACATGGCAATATGTAAATTTAATAGCCTGCACCTTGATGGGACATGTGGACTTATTAAAATTATCGAATTGCCCTTGGACGACGATCCTGCTTTCAAACCCGTGCTTCTATATAGCAGAAATATCAACTTTACATACTGTATTAATCGAAAGTCCTAAAcctcaaactttataactttacTCAAGCTCCTAGGTAAAATAACAGAAAATTCATTACTATTATTTTGGTGGCTAGCTAACATAGATGAACTTTGTTCAATGGCCAACAAACAATTAGCTTATGATCAATCATTCAACAATTCTAGAGAttcatatgatgtgtttttgagTTTCAAAAGTGAAGACACAGGTAAAAATTTCAGTGATCACCTCTCCATAGCTTTAAAACAAGCCGGATTTCGCACGTTCCAAGGTGGTGATGATGAAGCCAGAAGCGAAGAAGATATTAATTCAGAGTTGCCTAAAGCAATACAAGAATCAAAGATGTCTATCATTGTATTCTCACAAAATTATGCATCTTCTAGTTGGTGCTTGGATCAACTTGTTGCAATTCTTGAACATAAAATGAAGTTTGCATGTACAATATTACCTATATTCTACCATGTTGATCCTTCCAATCTAAGGAAGCACAAGGGAAGTTTTGGAGAAGCATTAGATAAACATGAAGAAAAATTCAAGTGTGAAGTacatgaaaataatgaaaaagaaTGGGAGGCCAAGTTAAAGAAATGGAAGGATGCACTTAGCCAAGCTGCTGATTTGGCAGGAATGGTCCTTCAATATCAGTAAGTTTTTATTCTTTATTCAAGTATCGTCAGTGTAAGAAATTTTTACACCATCAGGTTATCTTTATTTGTTATAGTAGATAACTtgtcttattttcaagattacaaaTCTCAAATCTTAAGGAGACTTACATGTACATATCCTTTGGATGACCTGATATTGCGAAAAAAAGTATACTGAtagtgtatataatttaaactcaaaaaaatgtatttattaCCAAAAGCAATTGTAGGGAGATTTAACAATTACTATGATTTATTTGAACTTAAAGTAGTCTTCTTTTTTGGTGATTATTCTCCCGTATTGATATTCTCATAGCAAGAGGACACTTGTTAGTACTTAAATGTTTGATTTCCTATAATATTATGGATATTTCAGGCATGAATCCACTTTCATCAAGAAGATTATTAATGTTATCAGCACAAGACTAAGTCGTCCAGCCTTATATATTTCTTCTTGTACAACTGGAATACATCGTCGAGCCAGACCCATAAATTCCTGGGTTCAAGATGGATCTAATAATAATATTGGAATACTTCTAGTCTGTGGCATTGGTGGAATTGGGAAAACAACTCTTGCCAAATTTGTCTACAATTTAAACTTTGGATATTTTGAAAGTAGTTGTTTTTTGGCAAGCATTAGAGAAACTTCAAAACTCCCTAATGGTCTCATCTCTTTGCAAAAGCAACTTCTTTCTACCCTTCTTAAGaatgaaaaagttaaaatatcAAGTGTTGATGAAGGAATCATCAAGATAAGAAATGCGTTGTGTTTCAGAAAAATTCTGCATGTtcttgatgatgttgatgagcCTGATTTAGTTGAAGCAATAGTTGACATGAAAGATTGGTTTGGCTATGGAAGTAAAATAATTGTGACAACTAGGCACAAGAGTTTATTAAGACCTCAATTAGGCCATGAGGTacatgaagttgaaattttgtacACAATTGAAGCAACTGAGCTCTTCAATTGGCATGCATTTGGTGAAAACAATCCAATAAGTGAAGATTATAATTACAGAGAGTGCTCAGAGGAACTGATTGAATGGTGTAGAGGACTTCCATTAGCTCTTCAAGTTATCGGTTCGTCGTTGGCCGGAAAATCTAAGGAAGTGTGGAGAAGTGCTATAGAAAAGTTGAGAGATATTCCCACAAATAAAATTGTTGACAAATTGAGATTAAGTTATGAATTATTGGAAGATGATCATGATCAGAACTTGTTCCTTCACCTTTGTTGTTTCTTTGTGTGGATAAAGAAAGATTTTGTGTTTGGATATTAGATAAATGTGACTTTTACACATTGGTGGGGATTCAAAATCTTGTTGATCGAAGTTTAGTGACAATtgatgaatatgtaaatgagatAAGAATGCATCAATTAGTACGAGATATGGGAAGAGACATTGTTCGTCGAGAAGCACCTGTGGATCCTGGAAAACGTAGTAGACTTTGGCAACATTCGGATTCTTACAATGTCCTAAGAGGAAAAATAGTAAGTAACTAAGCATGTTTTTGTTTCATTTGAATATCTTGTCACCTTGTTCCTACTAATGGTGATGTACATGGGTTAGTTGGGTGCACCAATGGGCGGAGTTAGAGGGGCGGAAGGGGTCATCCGAACATTCTTCCTCGAAAATCATATtgaataaaaatcaatttttcttatCAAGCATGGCTTTTGAAAATTTCATTAGGTGCACCTTGACTATATATATGCCACTGGGTGACATGCCATGTTACCTCTCCCTTGATCGATCGGCCTACCAAGTTGGATTAGGCAGATGGTCATACTTTTTTTTGTACGTGTAACGTATTTCTTAtggttcttttttattcttttgtgttttaCATTAGGGAACAGAGGCAGTGCAAGGGATGGTActgatatgaatatgataaaaaaagaaaagtacttTTACCAGTGAGGCAAAATGCAATTAGCTTTTGGAGCACAAAAGGAAATTCTAGTTTACAAGATGTGAGAACTGATGCCTTTGAGAAAATGCACAATCTAAAGTTTCTCCAATTCAACAAAGTTCAAGTCAATGGAAGTTACAAGAATTTTCCTAAGGGATTGAGATGGCTATGTTGGATTGGATTCCCAGAGGAGTCTATACCAAATGATTTTCCAATGGGAAATGTTGTTTCCATTGACATGCGATACAGCAGCTTGAAACATTCTTTGGAATGGATGCAAGGTATTGTCTATTGACtcttattcattttattttatcctCACTGGGTTGTCAAAAGGGTGAATTGGGCTACATTTGGTGGATTAAAACGGACCGATTAATAAATGTAAATGTGATAACTAGTTCAATGTTTGCTTTAGTTAAGATATGCCCGTCAATTTGGATTAAATAATAGGTCATAAGCCCACATAGGCCGACTAAATTATTATTCATTTGTTTCTTTGTTCTTTCATAATCttccaaatcaaaccaataagAGCTTTTCATTTATCATTACTACATCAAACAAActgaggaaaaagaaaacttttttgaCTATGAATATAAATTGACTTTTTACACATTGGTGGGGATTCAAAATCTTGTTGATCGAAGTTTAGTGACAATtgatgaatatgtaaatgagatAAGAATGCATCAATTAGTACGAGATATGGGAAGAGACATTGTTTCTTTTGGATCTGGAAAACGTAGTAGACTTTGGCAACATTCGGATTCTTACAATGTCCTAAGAGGAAAAATAGTAAGTAACTAAGCATGTTTTTATTTCATTTGAATATCTTGTCACCTTGTTCCTATGTACAAAGTTTTCCTTTTCTCCCTTTCTGATAATGGTGATGTCTGGGTTAGTTGGATGCACCAATGGGCGGAGTTAGAGGGGCGGAAGGGGGTCATCCGAACATTCTTCCTCGAAAATCATATtgaataaaaatcaatttttcttatgtatatagtagatgtttggtatatatattccaCTGGGTGACATGCCATGTTACCTCTCACTGGCACAGGCATCGATAACTCAGCCTACCAAGTTGGATTAGGCAGATGGTCATACTTTTTTTTGTACGTGTCACGTATTTCTGAtggttcttttttattcttttgtgttttaCATTAGGGAACAGAGGCAGTGCAAGGGATGGTACTCGATATGCGTatgataaagaaagaaaagtactTCAGCCCCTCAATACCAGTGAGGCAAAATGCAATTAGCTTTTGGAGTACAAAAGGAAATTCTAGTTTACAAGATGTGAGAACTGATGCCTTTGAGAAAATGCACAAGCTAAAGTTTCTCCAATTCAACAAAGTTCAAGTCAATGGAAGTTACAAGAATTTTCCTAAGGGATTGAGATGGCTATGTTGGATTGGATTCCCAGAGGAGTCTATACCAAATGATTTTCCAATGGGAAATGTTGTTTCCATTGACATGCGATACAGCAGCTTGAAACTACTTTGGAATGGATGCAAGGTATTTGTCTATTGACtctattcattttattttatcctCACTGGGTTGTCAAAAGGGTGAATTGGGCTACATTTGGTGGATTAAAACGGACCGATTAATAAATGTAAATGTGATAACTAGTTCAATGTTTGCTTTAGTTAAGATATGCCCGTCAATTTGGATTAAATAATAGGTCATAAGCCCACATACCTGACTCAAATTATTATTCATTTGTTTCTTTGTTCTTTCATAATCttccaaatcaaaccaataagAGCTTTTCATTTATCATTACTACATCAAACAATCCAAACTGaggaaaagaaaacttttttgaCTATGTCTTGATAATTTTTCTAATGGGACAATTAGACTACATAAGCAACCCGAATTggcccaatttttttaaaggctaactTGCGCCATGTTCAGTATATGTATCCTGCCCTACTCGCCTGACTCTGGGAGAGATATTTTTATGGGCTAAATTTGACACTTAACTTTAACGCGTACCTAACAAATGAcgttatcttctttttttgatgtattAGTTTCTCAAATTCCTAGAGATACTGGATCTAGGCTATTGCTATGAGCTCATCACAACACCGGATTTCTCGGGCCTTCCCAATCTTGAAAGGTTGAAACTTGAACATTGTACCAAGTTAATCAATGTTCATGACACCATTGGATGTTTGCAAAAACTCATCCTTTTGAACCTTAAAGATTGTCAGAAACTAAAGAGCCTTCCAGATAGCATATGTGAGTTAAAATCTCTTGAAACACTTAACATATCAGGCTGCTCAAATATTG encodes:
- the LOC132062142 gene encoding disease resistance protein Roq1-like, yielding MDLIIILEYFYCFLASIRETSKLPNGLISLQKQLLSTLLKNEKVKISSVDEGIIKIRNALCFRKILHVLDDVDEPDLVEAIVDMKDWFGYGSKIIVTTRHKSLLRPQLGHEVHEVEILYTIEATELFNWHAFGENNPISEDYNYRECSEELIEWCRGLPLALQVIGSSLAGKSKEVWRSAIEKLRDIPTNKIVDKLRLSYELLEDDHDQNLFLHLCCFFVWIKKDFVFGY